In Gossypium arboreum isolate Shixiya-1 chromosome 5, ASM2569848v2, whole genome shotgun sequence, a single genomic region encodes these proteins:
- the LOC128292699 gene encoding uncharacterized protein LOC128292699: protein MGKLRPRFIEPYWVLKRVGPVAYQLELPLELDRIHKIFHVFMLRRYHSDPTHVVPIAEIEVQPDLTFEEEPVQILDRDVKVLRRKSVPLVKVLWRMVCDGTQVELYQEEFELFKGLSKGEIRGENQGV, encoded by the exons atgGGCAAGTTGAGACCTCGATTCATTGAGCCTTATTGGGTTCTTAAGCGAGTAGGTCCAGTGGCTTACCAATTGGAATTACCtctagagttagacaggattcacaaAATTTTTCACGTCTTCATGTTAAGGcgatatcattctgaccctactcatgtcgtgccaaTTGCAGAGATTGAAGTGCAGCCTGATTTGACTTTCGAGGAAGAGCCTGTACAGatattggatcgagatgttaaggttctaagaaggaagtcagtTCCATTGGTAAAGGTACtctggc GAATGGTATGTGATGGAACTCAGGTGGAACTCTATCAGGAAGAGTTTGAGTTGTTCAAGGGATTGAGTAAAGGAGAGATaaggggagaaaatcaaggagtcTGA
- the LOC108489867 gene encoding uncharacterized protein LOC108489867 isoform X1: protein MNCPPHVQTYGSALFRKAGNFISTSLNQCHVPLWKRNFEHASVKIVDLEFLLTRFRTQCYSSRKSSSSTKKTSRTKKVDPEQPKVMENEKDAFFVVRKGDVVGVFKSFADCQTQVGSSICDPPVSVYKGYSLTKETEIYLSSYGLKNARYTIRAADVKEDIFGALMPCPFQEPASSKGETSHNDATKKRPQDMLQLEYGVGLGSLGSIAVADLARKHVKLDPHAGAQITSSGHAFVPVLVSLWQQSCTLEFDGASKGNPGPAGAAAVLKTNAGNVICKLREGLGIATNNAAEYRALILGLKHALRKGYTNIHVRGDSKLVCMQLQGLWKVKHEHMSELCEQAMKLKDKFLSFQINHVLRELNGEADAEANLAVKLAEGQIQEELA from the exons ATGAACTGCCCGCCACACGTGCAGACTTATGGTTCAGCTTTATTTAGAAAGGCTGGTAATTTCATTTCAACTTCTTTGAACCAATGCCATGTTCCCTTATGGAAAAGAAATTTTGAGCACGCGAGTGTTAAGATTGTGGATTTAGAGTTCTTGTTGACAAGATTTCGCACTCAGTGTTACTCTTCCCGGAAAAGTAGTAGTAGTACAAAAAAAACATCCAGGACTAAAAAAGTTGATCCAGAACAACCAAAGGTGATGGAAAACGAGAAAGATGCATTCTTTGTAGTGAGAAAGGGAGATGTTGTTGGTGTTTTCAAGAGCTTTGCTGATTGTCAGACCCAAGTTGGATCCTCA ATATGTGATCCTCCGGTCAGTGTTTACAAAGGCTACTCTTTAACAAAGGAAACTGAAATATATCTTTCTTCCTATGGGCTTAAGAATGCTCGCTACACTATTAGAGCTGCAGATGTGAAAGAGGATATTTTTGGAGCGCTCATGCCCTGCCCTTTTCAG GAGCCAGCTTCTTCTAAAGGTGAAACATCTCATAATGATGCAACCAAAAAGAGACCACAGGATATGCTTCAGTTAGAGTATGGGGTAG GACTGGGATCACTTGGTTCAATAGCCGTAGCTGATCTTGCGAGAAAGCATGTCAAGTTGGATCCGCATGCTGGGGCTCAAATAACATCCTCTGGTCAT GCTTTTGTGCCCGTACTTGTGTCTTTATGGCAGCAATCTTGTACTCTTGAGTTTGATGGTGCATCAAAAGGAAATCCTGGACCTGCTGGTGCAGCAGCTGTATTGAAAACTAATGCTGGAAACGTG ATCTGCAAATTGCGCGAGGGTTTGGGCATAGCAACCAATAATGCTGCTGAATATCGCGCCCTAATTTTAGGGTTGAAACATGCTCTTAGAAAAGGTTATACAAACATTCATGTCCGAGGTGACTCGAAACTCGTTTGTATGCAG CTGCAGGGTTTATGGAAAGTCAAACATGAGCACATGTCTGAGTTGTGTGAGCAAGCAATGAAACTGAAGGATAAGTTTCTTTCATTTCAGATCAATCACGTTTTAAGG GAATTGAATGGCGAGGCTGATGCTGAGGCCAATTTGGCTGTCAAACTTGCTG AAGGTCAAATCCAGGAGGAGTTGGCCTAA
- the LOC108489867 gene encoding uncharacterized protein LOC108489867 isoform X2: protein MNCPPHVQTYGSALFRKAGNFISTSLNQCHVPLWKRNFEHASVKIVDLEFLLTRFRTQCYSSRKSSSSTKKTSRTKKVDPEQPKVMENEKDAFFVVRKGDVVGVFKSFADCQTQVGSSICDPPVSVYKGYSLTKETEIYLSSYGLKNARYTIRAADVKEDIFGALMPCPFQEPASSKGETSHNDATKKRPQDMLQLEYGVGLGSLGSIAVADLARKHVKLDPHAGAQITSSGHAFVPVLVSLWQQSCTLEFDGASKGNPGPAGAAAVLKTNAGNVICKLREGLGIATNNAAEYRALILGLKHALRKGYTNIHVRGDSKLVCMQLQGLWKVKHEHMSELCEQAMKLKDKFLSFQINHVLRELNGEADAEANLAVKLAGAKFCI, encoded by the exons ATGAACTGCCCGCCACACGTGCAGACTTATGGTTCAGCTTTATTTAGAAAGGCTGGTAATTTCATTTCAACTTCTTTGAACCAATGCCATGTTCCCTTATGGAAAAGAAATTTTGAGCACGCGAGTGTTAAGATTGTGGATTTAGAGTTCTTGTTGACAAGATTTCGCACTCAGTGTTACTCTTCCCGGAAAAGTAGTAGTAGTACAAAAAAAACATCCAGGACTAAAAAAGTTGATCCAGAACAACCAAAGGTGATGGAAAACGAGAAAGATGCATTCTTTGTAGTGAGAAAGGGAGATGTTGTTGGTGTTTTCAAGAGCTTTGCTGATTGTCAGACCCAAGTTGGATCCTCA ATATGTGATCCTCCGGTCAGTGTTTACAAAGGCTACTCTTTAACAAAGGAAACTGAAATATATCTTTCTTCCTATGGGCTTAAGAATGCTCGCTACACTATTAGAGCTGCAGATGTGAAAGAGGATATTTTTGGAGCGCTCATGCCCTGCCCTTTTCAG GAGCCAGCTTCTTCTAAAGGTGAAACATCTCATAATGATGCAACCAAAAAGAGACCACAGGATATGCTTCAGTTAGAGTATGGGGTAG GACTGGGATCACTTGGTTCAATAGCCGTAGCTGATCTTGCGAGAAAGCATGTCAAGTTGGATCCGCATGCTGGGGCTCAAATAACATCCTCTGGTCAT GCTTTTGTGCCCGTACTTGTGTCTTTATGGCAGCAATCTTGTACTCTTGAGTTTGATGGTGCATCAAAAGGAAATCCTGGACCTGCTGGTGCAGCAGCTGTATTGAAAACTAATGCTGGAAACGTG ATCTGCAAATTGCGCGAGGGTTTGGGCATAGCAACCAATAATGCTGCTGAATATCGCGCCCTAATTTTAGGGTTGAAACATGCTCTTAGAAAAGGTTATACAAACATTCATGTCCGAGGTGACTCGAAACTCGTTTGTATGCAG CTGCAGGGTTTATGGAAAGTCAAACATGAGCACATGTCTGAGTTGTGTGAGCAAGCAATGAAACTGAAGGATAAGTTTCTTTCATTTCAGATCAATCACGTTTTAAGG GAATTGAATGGCGAGGCTGATGCTGAGGCCAATTTGGCTGTCAAACTTGCTG GTGCAAAATTTTGCATTTAA
- the LOC108489867 gene encoding uncharacterized protein LOC108489867 isoform X3: MNCPPHVQTYGSALFRKAGNFISTSLNQCHVPLWKRNFEHASVKIVDLEFLLTRFRTQCYSSRKSSSSTKKTSRTKKVDPEQPKVMENEKDAFFVVRKGDVVGVFKSFADCQTQVGSSICDPPVSVYKGYSLTKETEIYLSSYGLKNARYTIRAADVKEDIFGALMPCPFQEPASSKGETSHNDATKKRPQDMLQLEYGVGLGSLGSIAVADLARKHVKLDPHAGAQITSSGHQSCTLEFDGASKGNPGPAGAAAVLKTNAGNVICKLREGLGIATNNAAEYRALILGLKHALRKGYTNIHVRGDSKLVCMQLQGLWKVKHEHMSELCEQAMKLKDKFLSFQINHVLRELNGEADAEANLAVKLAEGQIQEELA, translated from the exons ATGAACTGCCCGCCACACGTGCAGACTTATGGTTCAGCTTTATTTAGAAAGGCTGGTAATTTCATTTCAACTTCTTTGAACCAATGCCATGTTCCCTTATGGAAAAGAAATTTTGAGCACGCGAGTGTTAAGATTGTGGATTTAGAGTTCTTGTTGACAAGATTTCGCACTCAGTGTTACTCTTCCCGGAAAAGTAGTAGTAGTACAAAAAAAACATCCAGGACTAAAAAAGTTGATCCAGAACAACCAAAGGTGATGGAAAACGAGAAAGATGCATTCTTTGTAGTGAGAAAGGGAGATGTTGTTGGTGTTTTCAAGAGCTTTGCTGATTGTCAGACCCAAGTTGGATCCTCA ATATGTGATCCTCCGGTCAGTGTTTACAAAGGCTACTCTTTAACAAAGGAAACTGAAATATATCTTTCTTCCTATGGGCTTAAGAATGCTCGCTACACTATTAGAGCTGCAGATGTGAAAGAGGATATTTTTGGAGCGCTCATGCCCTGCCCTTTTCAG GAGCCAGCTTCTTCTAAAGGTGAAACATCTCATAATGATGCAACCAAAAAGAGACCACAGGATATGCTTCAGTTAGAGTATGGGGTAG GACTGGGATCACTTGGTTCAATAGCCGTAGCTGATCTTGCGAGAAAGCATGTCAAGTTGGATCCGCATGCTGGGGCTCAAATAACATCCTCTGGTCAT CAATCTTGTACTCTTGAGTTTGATGGTGCATCAAAAGGAAATCCTGGACCTGCTGGTGCAGCAGCTGTATTGAAAACTAATGCTGGAAACGTG ATCTGCAAATTGCGCGAGGGTTTGGGCATAGCAACCAATAATGCTGCTGAATATCGCGCCCTAATTTTAGGGTTGAAACATGCTCTTAGAAAAGGTTATACAAACATTCATGTCCGAGGTGACTCGAAACTCGTTTGTATGCAG CTGCAGGGTTTATGGAAAGTCAAACATGAGCACATGTCTGAGTTGTGTGAGCAAGCAATGAAACTGAAGGATAAGTTTCTTTCATTTCAGATCAATCACGTTTTAAGG GAATTGAATGGCGAGGCTGATGCTGAGGCCAATTTGGCTGTCAAACTTGCTG AAGGTCAAATCCAGGAGGAGTTGGCCTAA